The following proteins are encoded in a genomic region of Gossypium hirsutum isolate 1008001.06 chromosome D05, Gossypium_hirsutum_v2.1, whole genome shotgun sequence:
- the LOC107907400 gene encoding microtubule-associated protein 70-5 isoform X2 codes for MFWHYICYHQLPTLKHKSAKMVMAGHSHVFGGEEQLPLAIADHPDPVVLELTRLQNQLKEKDRKLGAAQAEIKALRATEALKDKVIEELGGEVQKLDEKHRVAENLLQQKNLETKKLADEKKDAVAAQFAAEATLRRVYANQKDDEDVSMESTIAPLKAEIKMYKNEIAVLHQDKKALERLTKSKESALIEAERILRSALERALIVEEVQNQNLELRRQIEICQEENKILEKTNRQKVLEIEKLSQTIQELEEAILVGGAAANSIRDCRRQISQLREEKRTLERELARVKVLANRVAIVVANEWKDENDKVMPVKQWLEDRRLLQAEMQRLKDKLSVSERTAKAEGQLKDKFKLRLKILEDGLNHVSSISINPNASYGSPKPEKSSNILGFLTSTSGLKKRSTSQPRASTISTSSPLQRPRATSGENMVRKKLWASRCKVADSNEKENAEMKVNGDSNIRKDGDTKDSAEIKSNGGSNEQTGNRGIADSNAEDVVSGFLYDRLQKEVINLRKLYEAKDSSLNTKDEEIKMLMKKVEAFSRAMEVEAKRVKREESLAKEKENGSAKMDDDTKKMKHTNSSKTRRVTQTS; via the exons ATGTTTTGGCATTATATATGCTACCACCAATTGCCAACACTGAAACACAAAAGCGCAAAGATGGTGATGGCGGGTCATAGCCATGTATTTGGAGGCGAAGAACAGCTCCCTCTTGCTATTGCTGATCACCCCGACCCTGTTGTGTTAGAGCTCACCCGATTGCAGAACCAACTCAAAG AAAAGGACCGAAAGTTGGGAGCTGCTCAGGCTGAAATCAAGGCATTGAGAGCAACAGAAGCGCTCAAGGATAAGGTCATAGAAGAG CTCGGAGGGGAAGTTCAAAAGTTGGATGAGAAACACAGGGTCGCTGAGAATCTGCTCCAACAAAAG AATCTCGAAACGAAGAAACTGGCAGATGAGAAGAAAGATGCAGTGGCTGCACAATTTGCTGCGGAAGCTACTCTCAGAAGAGTTTATGCAAATCAAAAGGATGATGAGGATGTGTCTATGGAGTCAACCATTGCTCCTCTTAAGGCTGAGATTAAAATGTACAAAAATGAG ATTGCAGTGCTCCACCAGGATAAGAAGGCTTTGGAACGTCTCACAAAGTCAAAGGAATCAGCTTTGATCGAAGCGGAGAGGATTTTGCGATCTGCTTTAGAAAGGGCTTTAATAGTTGAGGAAGTTCAAAACCAAAACTTGGAGTTAAGGAGGCAGATTGAGATTTGCCAG GAGGAGAACAAAATCCTTGAGAAAACTAATCGCCAAAAGGTCTTGGAGATTGAAAAGCTTAGCCAAACCATTCAGGAACTTGAAGAGGCCATTTTGGTTGGTGGGGCTGCTGCTAATTCTATCCGTGACTGTCGGCGACAGATTTCTCAACTTCGG GAGGAAAAGAGGACACTTGAGAGGGAGCTCGCTAGAGTTAAAGTTTTGGCAAACCGTGTAGCGATCGTGGTGGCTAATGAATGGAAGGACGAAAATGACAAAGTAATGCCTGTCAAGCAATGGTTGGAGGACAGAAGGTTGCTGCAG GCAGAGATGCAAAGATTGAAGGACAAACTATCTGTGTCAGAGAGAACAGCAAAGGCAGAAGGAcagcttaag GATAAGTTCAAGCTAAGGCTCAAGATTTTGGAAGATGGATTAAATCATGTATCAAGTATCTCAATCAATCCTAATGCATCTTACGGGTCCCCAAAACCCGAAAAGTCCAGTAACATCTTAGGGTTTTTAACGAGCACCAGTGGACTAAAGAAGAGGTCTACCTCTCAGCCAAGGGCTTCCACCATCAGTACAAGTTCTCCCCTGCAACGGCCAAGGGCAACATCAGGAGAAAACATGGTAAGAAAAAAGTTGTGGGCATCTAGGTGTAAGGTTGCTGATAGCAATGAGAAGGAAAATGCAGAAATGAAGGTAAACGGGGACAGCAATATACGCAAAGACGGTGACACAAAAGATTCGGCCGAAATAAAAAGCAATGGAGGTAGCAATGAACAGACAGGAAACAGAGGAATTGCTGATAGCAATGCTGAAGATGTGGTTTCAGGATTTTTGTATGATAGGCTTCAGAAAGAGGTCATCAATTTAAGAAAGTTGTATGAGGCTAAAGACAGTAGTTTGAATACTAAAGATGAAGAAATAAAG ATGCTCATGAAGAAGGTTGAAGCATTCTCAAGAGCCATGGAAGTGGAGGCTAAACGGGTGAAGAGAGAAGAATCACTAgcgaaagaaaaggaaaatggatCAGCGAAAATGGATGATGATACCAAAAAGATGAAACACACAAACTCCTCTAAGACCAGAAG GGTAACCCAAACATCTTGA
- the LOC107907400 gene encoding microtubule-associated protein 70-5 isoform X1 codes for MFWHYICYHQLPTLKHKSAKMVMAGHSHVFGGEEQLPLAIADHPDPVVLELTRLQNQLKEKDRKLGAAQAEIKALRATEALKDKVIEELGGEVQKLDEKHRVAENLLQQKNLETKKLADEKKDAVAAQFAAEATLRRVYANQKDDEDVSMESTIAPLKAEIKMYKNEIAVLHQDKKALERLTKSKESALIEAERILRSALERALIVEEVQNQNLELRRQIEICQEENKILEKTNRQKVLEIEKLSQTIQELEEAILVGGAAANSIRDCRRQISQLREEKRTLERELARVKVLANRVAIVVANEWKDENDKVMPVKQWLEDRRLLQAEMQRLKDKLSVSERTAKAEGQLKDKFKLRLKILEDGLNHVSSISINPNASYGSPKPEKSSNILGFLTSTSGLKKRSTSQPRASTISTSSPLQRPRATSGENMVRKKLWASRCKVADSNEKENAEMKVNGDSNIRKDGDTKDSAEIKSNGGSNEQTGNRGIADSNAEDVVSGFLYDRLQKEVINLRKLYEAKDSSLNTKDEEIKMLMKKVEAFSRAMEVEAKRVKREESLAKEKENGSAKMDDDTKKMKHTNSSKTRSRVTQTS; via the exons ATGTTTTGGCATTATATATGCTACCACCAATTGCCAACACTGAAACACAAAAGCGCAAAGATGGTGATGGCGGGTCATAGCCATGTATTTGGAGGCGAAGAACAGCTCCCTCTTGCTATTGCTGATCACCCCGACCCTGTTGTGTTAGAGCTCACCCGATTGCAGAACCAACTCAAAG AAAAGGACCGAAAGTTGGGAGCTGCTCAGGCTGAAATCAAGGCATTGAGAGCAACAGAAGCGCTCAAGGATAAGGTCATAGAAGAG CTCGGAGGGGAAGTTCAAAAGTTGGATGAGAAACACAGGGTCGCTGAGAATCTGCTCCAACAAAAG AATCTCGAAACGAAGAAACTGGCAGATGAGAAGAAAGATGCAGTGGCTGCACAATTTGCTGCGGAAGCTACTCTCAGAAGAGTTTATGCAAATCAAAAGGATGATGAGGATGTGTCTATGGAGTCAACCATTGCTCCTCTTAAGGCTGAGATTAAAATGTACAAAAATGAG ATTGCAGTGCTCCACCAGGATAAGAAGGCTTTGGAACGTCTCACAAAGTCAAAGGAATCAGCTTTGATCGAAGCGGAGAGGATTTTGCGATCTGCTTTAGAAAGGGCTTTAATAGTTGAGGAAGTTCAAAACCAAAACTTGGAGTTAAGGAGGCAGATTGAGATTTGCCAG GAGGAGAACAAAATCCTTGAGAAAACTAATCGCCAAAAGGTCTTGGAGATTGAAAAGCTTAGCCAAACCATTCAGGAACTTGAAGAGGCCATTTTGGTTGGTGGGGCTGCTGCTAATTCTATCCGTGACTGTCGGCGACAGATTTCTCAACTTCGG GAGGAAAAGAGGACACTTGAGAGGGAGCTCGCTAGAGTTAAAGTTTTGGCAAACCGTGTAGCGATCGTGGTGGCTAATGAATGGAAGGACGAAAATGACAAAGTAATGCCTGTCAAGCAATGGTTGGAGGACAGAAGGTTGCTGCAG GCAGAGATGCAAAGATTGAAGGACAAACTATCTGTGTCAGAGAGAACAGCAAAGGCAGAAGGAcagcttaag GATAAGTTCAAGCTAAGGCTCAAGATTTTGGAAGATGGATTAAATCATGTATCAAGTATCTCAATCAATCCTAATGCATCTTACGGGTCCCCAAAACCCGAAAAGTCCAGTAACATCTTAGGGTTTTTAACGAGCACCAGTGGACTAAAGAAGAGGTCTACCTCTCAGCCAAGGGCTTCCACCATCAGTACAAGTTCTCCCCTGCAACGGCCAAGGGCAACATCAGGAGAAAACATGGTAAGAAAAAAGTTGTGGGCATCTAGGTGTAAGGTTGCTGATAGCAATGAGAAGGAAAATGCAGAAATGAAGGTAAACGGGGACAGCAATATACGCAAAGACGGTGACACAAAAGATTCGGCCGAAATAAAAAGCAATGGAGGTAGCAATGAACAGACAGGAAACAGAGGAATTGCTGATAGCAATGCTGAAGATGTGGTTTCAGGATTTTTGTATGATAGGCTTCAGAAAGAGGTCATCAATTTAAGAAAGTTGTATGAGGCTAAAGACAGTAGTTTGAATACTAAAGATGAAGAAATAAAG ATGCTCATGAAGAAGGTTGAAGCATTCTCAAGAGCCATGGAAGTGGAGGCTAAACGGGTGAAGAGAGAAGAATCACTAgcgaaagaaaaggaaaatggatCAGCGAAAATGGATGATGATACCAAAAAGATGAAACACACAAACTCCTCTAAGACCAGAAG CAGGGTAACCCAAACATCTTGA
- the LOC107907399 gene encoding heavy metal-associated isoprenylated plant protein 6 translates to MGEKVTMVLKVDLQCRRCYKKVKQVLCKFPQIQDQIYDEKANTVTIKVVCCDPEKLRGKIRCKGGYSIKCIEIKPPPKSDKDNPGKTEPKPTDTPEPAKPPEKQASPTVLALFPGGFCCKDCYHGHHGGPCYFGGPPPPPYYWPYGRPVYVNWGGGGGGSTYCYCFEENPQCSVM, encoded by the exons ATGGGGGAGAAG GTGACGATGGTGCTGAAGGTCGACCTTCAGTGTAGACGCTGCTACAAGAAGGTGAAGCAAGTACTTTGCAAATTCCCTC AAATACAAGACCAGATATACGACGAGAAGGCCAACACGGTGACAATCAAGGTAGTTTGCTGCGATCCAGAGAAGCTGAGGGGAAAGATACGTTGCAAGGGTGGGTATTCCATCAAGTGCATTGAGATCAAACCGCCTCCAAAGTCTGACAAGGATAACCCTGGGAAAACCGAGCCGAAGCCTACAGATACCCCAGAACCAGCAAAGCCACCGGAGAAACAGGCTTCTCCTACGGTTTTGGCCTTATTCCCGGGTGGATTTTGTTGCAAGGATTGTTATCATGGTCATCATGGGGGCCCTTGCTACTTTGGCGGACCACCTCCGCCCCCATACTATTGGCCTTATGGTAGGCCTGTTTATGTTAACTGGGGCGGCGGCGGCGGCGGAAGCACCTACTGTTATTGTTTTGAAGAAAACCCACAATGCTCAGTCATGTAA